The genomic region AATTCCCAGCCATCGATTGTCTCGATGCACACCCATCGAAGGCGGTCCACGCCTTCGATTATTCCGACCACTTGCACTTCCCGAAGGTCGGCATCACCGGGGCCTTCATTGAAAGCCGCTTCTGCCATGAATGGCGTCACAGATAACATTTGATGTTCCATTTCCAATCTCCTCATGGGTTGATGGTGCCCGTTCGAAAATTCGAAAGATGGTTTGGGATATGCAGATTGAGGGGCAAAAAGCCGGACTCAAAAGCATATTTCGAATACTCGAACGAGAGATTTTATTTTATATAATATATTGAAATATATGGTATTTTTGTTCGCCGTTCCGTTCGAAACGACTTCGAACGCGCCTCGAAAATTCGAACGAAAAAGCTGCTTTGGGAGCCGTTTCGTTCGAAAATTCGATTTCGTTCGAACGGTTATTCGGCCTGTTTTCGAACGAACTTAGACCCCTTGCCGGGCATCGGCCTACCGTTAACGTCCCGAATCTGGTCAGACGCTACGAGCCAATGCAATGCATCGCTCAGTTGGCGATGATCCGCCGTCGCAACGCCCCGCTTCTCGAGCAGCTTGCTATACGGCAGACCGCCTTCGCCAGCTTCTTCGACGTGAGCAAGGATGGACTTGCGGAGCCTGTCGGCAGGGCTCTCCGACATATGGCGTCGAACTCCATCGCGGATGGCCGTGATGGATGCATGAACGACGCCCCAGGCCCAGGCGACGTCCCCCCGACTGACTTCGGGCTTGGCGGGGCAGCGCGATATGGCGCGGAGAGTAGCTAGCCTGATCGTGTTCTCGGCAGCGCGCCCTATGATGTTGCGGGCATCTCCCTTCCAGAAGCGGTCGTTCTGCCACCGGAAGATTTCCGCCCACAGTGCATAGGCCGGGCCTTCCTCGCCCCCCTCCATCGGCACCGTATGCTTACGGATCGACAAACCTTTGTCGGCCTGGGGGAAGTGGGTGAGTGCCTCCTTGAGTGCATCGCTCAGGTCTCTCGGCACGCGTAGGGCGCGCTTTAGGCTGGGAGGGCGGATCTCATCCACACGGCCAGCCGTGACGAACAGAAACCGGTTCAAGAAGCCGTCCGACACCGACGCCTCAGAAAGTCCGGCATACAAGGTTTCCGTCGTCGTCATGCCTAAGACGGTTAATGCCGGGCCGGCTATAGGTTCGGCATCCTTCTTGGTTTCCGCGCTGGCGTAGATTCGGCCGTCGAACATGCTGTTCGATTGGTCATAAACCGCCAGAAGGAACTTCCTGATCGAAGCCGCGACACTGTTGCGGTTCTTGGCGTTGATGTCCTGCAAGGTCAGCCCGAACTCGTCCATGACGATGGCCGTGGACGGCGAGCGCCGCAGGGTCCGTTCTATCGCTGCATAGGATGTATGGTCGCCGTTGGTCACGGCGTCCTTGCCCGTGGCGCCCAAGCCGGCAGCTATCTGGCGAATGGCTTTTGGCGGATGGCCCTTGCCTCCGGCTGTATCCATTAGGGTGGTGATATAGACATTGACGCCCGCATCGGTGGGGGTCAGAGCCTTCCCACCGAACAGTCCACCCATCAGGGCGATTGCCGCCGATAGGGACAGCTCGGGGACGGGCACGATTGCTGTGTCGGTAATCCACCTGGCGATGTCCCCCAATAGACCGCCAGCCGCCTCCGGCGTGAACGGATCAGGGTGCATTCCTGGTGGGGTGGGTTCCGGCTCATTGTCATTGGCTGGTGCGGGAAGTTCGGCGTTTTCGGGGAGCAGTGGGATCATGCGCGGGCGCATCCCCAGCTTCCGGGCAATAACAAGCTTGCCGATTTCCTTGTCCTCAACCGGGCCGGCAATTTGCCGAATTGCTGGCGCATCACCGTGGGCTGGAGAGAAAAACGCGATGAACGAACTTGACGGATCGCAGGCCTCGACGGCGCTCACCATCACACACCAGCATAGCGCCTCGGCGGGGCTGGCCGGATCTTTCAGACCGGCTTCATTGTAACCGGCAGGCCGGAGCGTATCCCGCGTCGCCTTTTTCCAATCGCCGCCACCGAACTTGTGTTCTGGCGCCACCATGATGTCGCCGCCAAGTATGTCGGCAAGGCCCCAGTACAAGTGGCCAATTCGAGCGGTATCGGTCGATTGAATAATATCGGAAATGGATTCGAGTTTAGTCTGCGCTTCGGTCATGCCCGGCAACCTGCCCCTCGTAAATCTCAACCGCCTGGGCGGTTATCTGGTCATAGACTTCAGGTGCGACTCGAGCGGCACTTCCGCGCGTGTCACGCGTTTGCGGCGGGAAAGTGCGAAGCTGTCCCGATCGACTTCTTTTGAGGTGCCAGTCCAGTAATTCGACTTCGGGCGATAGCCGAACATCGAAATAGGCCAGCACGCCCGCGTCCCGCAGAGGACGCAGGTTCGTGATCTTCATTGTCTGGGTTCCTCCGTTTTAGGCGGCTTGGCCGGCGGCTTGCGTTTGCCTTGCAGGCATCACGACGTTGCCGATCTCCGCGAACACCTCCGCGAACCTCTCCGGCTTGGTCCCGAAATAGCAGAATGCTTGTCCCATCACGGGCGCCGCCTTCTCACCCTTCGGGCTTTCAAATCGAATGCGTCCGGTGGTGAAACAGATTGCGACAGCGTGTTCGAACAATGTTCCGAACCACCCTGTGTCGGTGCTGTTATTGGTCAGCACTATCGCCTCGGTGCAACGTCCTGATTGGTATTCCTCGACCAGCTTGTCGATGAAGTGAACAATTTCCGGCTGACTATACGGCGGGTTCATCCAAACCTTGCCGCGCCAGTCCTTGTCGAGCCCGTTGGTCTCTGCTGTGTAATAGGTTTCGGCCCGCACGGTTTTTTGAGCATGGTCATTGCTGGCGGGGTCGACGTCGATGCTGCCCATGACTTTGCGGGCAAGTTCGATGTAGCGGGCCGGGGTGTACCATTCATTGTCGCCTGTGAAGTTGGTCCGATATGTGTTTGGGCC from Pelagibacterium sp. 26DY04 harbors:
- a CDS encoding DUF3987 domain-containing protein translates to MTEAQTKLESISDIIQSTDTARIGHLYWGLADILGGDIMVAPEHKFGGGDWKKATRDTLRPAGYNEAGLKDPASPAEALCWCVMVSAVEACDPSSSFIAFFSPAHGDAPAIRQIAGPVEDKEIGKLVIARKLGMRPRMIPLLPENAELPAPANDNEPEPTPPGMHPDPFTPEAAGGLLGDIARWITDTAIVPVPELSLSAAIALMGGLFGGKALTPTDAGVNVYITTLMDTAGGKGHPPKAIRQIAAGLGATGKDAVTNGDHTSYAAIERTLRRSPSTAIVMDEFGLTLQDINAKNRNSVAASIRKFLLAVYDQSNSMFDGRIYASAETKKDAEPIAGPALTVLGMTTTETLYAGLSEASVSDGFLNRFLFVTAGRVDEIRPPSLKRALRVPRDLSDALKEALTHFPQADKGLSIRKHTVPMEGGEEGPAYALWAEIFRWQNDRFWKGDARNIIGRAAENTIRLATLRAISRCPAKPEVSRGDVAWAWGVVHASITAIRDGVRRHMSESPADRLRKSILAHVEEAGEGGLPYSKLLEKRGVATADHRQLSDALHWLVASDQIRDVNGRPMPGKGSKFVRKQAE